In Desulfomonile tiedjei DSM 6799, a genomic segment contains:
- a CDS encoding M23 family metallopeptidase — MDLRFTWISFLLLPLIVSCSAPIGMTKKCANVESKLEPQTESRLVIAEHNFPVIPPEQDGAFHIVGPKESLQHICSVYGLNLEKVARINRLLPPYKLEEGETLFLPAQALLAEEKNSTSNNGKAIISLTEHSAKSTVARAMIGKKDPLVPDLGFPVPGGVLTSPFGYRWGRLHKGLDIAAPIGKPVLACADGRVIFVGTRKKFRRYGNTVLVDHGKGAYTYYAHLSQIFVKKNQAVKKGQKIASVGNTGRSTGPHLHLEVRVANRMYNPLAYFSPKELSGTLMAKRFMEAPMGPVRAGWEIPDLLTASR; from the coding sequence ATGGATCTCAGATTCACATGGATCTCTTTCCTTCTACTGCCGCTCATTGTGTCCTGTTCGGCTCCGATCGGGATGACAAAAAAATGTGCGAATGTAGAATCGAAACTTGAGCCCCAAACTGAATCCAGGCTGGTCATTGCGGAACACAATTTTCCCGTAATTCCGCCTGAGCAAGACGGCGCGTTTCATATAGTCGGACCGAAAGAGAGCCTTCAGCACATCTGTAGTGTTTACGGGTTGAACCTGGAGAAAGTTGCTCGAATCAACCGGCTACTCCCCCCTTACAAGCTTGAGGAAGGGGAGACGCTTTTTCTGCCTGCCCAAGCTCTCCTTGCCGAGGAAAAGAACAGCACCTCTAACAATGGCAAAGCCATCATCTCACTCACCGAACATTCTGCGAAATCCACTGTGGCACGAGCTATGATTGGGAAGAAAGATCCGCTTGTTCCTGACCTCGGGTTTCCGGTGCCTGGAGGTGTTCTCACTTCGCCATTCGGATATCGATGGGGAAGATTGCACAAAGGATTGGATATCGCGGCTCCGATAGGCAAACCCGTGCTTGCCTGTGCGGACGGACGAGTCATTTTTGTGGGAACCAGGAAGAAGTTTCGCCGATACGGGAATACGGTGCTCGTCGATCATGGAAAAGGCGCATACACGTACTATGCTCATCTGAGTCAGATTTTCGTGAAAAAGAACCAGGCAGTGAAGAAAGGCCAAAAAATCGCTTCTGTCGGAAACACGGGCAGATCGACAGGGCCTCATCTCCATTTGGAAGTTCGTGTTGCCAATAGAATGTACAACCCCCTCGCATACTTTTCTCCCAAAGAGTTGTCCGGAACCCTCATGGCCAAACGGT